DNA sequence from the Glycine soja cultivar W05 chromosome 18, ASM419377v2, whole genome shotgun sequence genome:
GCAGAATTTTTTGGCGTTTTCGGtttcaaatgtaaattttaaaacaaagcgtgtctaataaaaataaaattaaattagtttttaactcaatttttaaatatttttacattcattttcaaaattaagaaaaaaaatttacgaatttgatttttaattttaaaaaacatattttaatcacTATCACCATTTGTTCCCAACATCACTTCTATCAGAGTCATTATCATCACTATCACACAATTATCTCTATTGTCACTATTTCACCACAATCACCATCACTGTTATTATCATCGTCATTTtcacaaatattatatatatatatatatatattaataaataaatacattttaaaattataatatatataagaatataaaatataaaattaatacccCAATTTGGGCACGAGACACTAAGCcagtaaaactaaaaaatagggTGTATCTTTTGTTATCCTAGGTTTGCCAAATCAAGAACAACAATCAACACAAGAACTTGAATTATCACGAAGCAGAATCGATTCTCAAACTCGTACAACTCAATTTGATGTATAAATAGTCCGAGGTGCGTGATAGTCATATTATTTGATGTATAATTCGATCTCTCAAGATTTATCATGCTGATCCTGCATTGATGGCAACATCAAAACtaacaagaaaaagagagtgggaaaacctaaaaaaaaacgAGGGAAGAAATTTGTGTGcataaaacaaaaggaaaatgttATATTATACTAATAAGTTATTAAGAGAGTTTAATTCAGTTAGAGATTTTGAGttattataaacttttaatattgttttttattcctatgaataaaaaatatattaatgttataaatacagttgatataataattacaaattaattaactaaacaaattgtgaattaattatatatttaaaagagataataaaatcaattaaaacaaactTCAATAGTACAACTTAAAACGGGTTATAAACATTAATTGAATGAATTTGCCATTAGTGTCATTAAAAACGAAAATTATTCCAAGTTAAAAACtgtaatttagaaattaaaccTTTTccgattaatttcaaaaatacatTCAAAACTATTACCCATAAATACTAATCCGATCAAAATACACAACTATAAGCCCTCACATTCCATCACCTTTATGAGCCAAAGAAGTGTAATAATTCAAATGTCTCTTCCAAGCTTCTTCACCATCCCTTTTGCTGCTCATCTATGGCTAAGCCTTGTAGGTATCATTTGACTCCAAGCCATTAATGGAACAAACACCAATTTCCCTGCTTACTCTTGCCAGCTGAAACAGCTGCTTCTTTCCATATCCCAACTGCAGCTCAATAACCTTGCCTTTGCCTCTGATGCAGGAAACTTTTTGGCTGGGTTTCTGGTCTTGTTTCTatttacccccccccccccctttggTTAGTCCTCTTGATTGGTTCAACTCTTGGCTTAATTGGTTATGGTGTGCAATATCTCTTCATAACCAGCCAAATTTCCTCTTTGTCCTATTGGCATGTGTTCTTGCTAACTTTTCTTGCTGGCAATAGCATTTGTTGGATCAACACAGTGTGCTATGTTGTCACCACAAGGAATTTCCCATCTGAAGGCCAAGTTGCTGTGGGACTAACAAATAGTTATCAAGGGCTAAGTGCAAAGATTTATACAAACATTGTTGATGCCTTTTCTCCAAACAAGAAGGCTAGAACCTTTCTCTTCTCTTACCCTTTGTAGTTAGCCTAATAGCGGCTCCTCAAACTAGAGAAATTGAGACCACAGGTCATAAGAACATTGGTtttgaatttgctttattgtttGTTAATACAATTTTCACTGGTATATATGCTGTGATGACCAGCTTGCAATTTTTCACAAGCAAAATGTCCTCATTGGTCATCCTGAATGATATTCTAggcctttatttttatttcagtaTGAATTCAACAAgattgatatatttttcttctacaaATATTATTCCATATGTATATATAGACTTAGCCAGCTCAAAATAGGTATTTGAAACCgaaacaaaaaattgaacattgatataaatttcttttgtttatattaacaaattaatttttaattaaatataatgacatTTAAAAGATATAAGTTGAACCGaatgattaagaaagaaagaaaaggtggTGTATTTGATCTCttactaacaaaaaattaataattaacatctAACAATTTAcctatataaaaacctaaataTAATGACACGATAATTCTTTTCCAAAGGgacattaaaatttttttcaGTAATAATGCAATGAAACATCTactaacattaaaatttatttcagtAAATTAAAcacctaaaaataattttaattgaaagttTCTCAACAACATTCTCTATGAAAATAACtttcataatattatttatccAAGGGACAGTGCTTTAAATTTAAGTACCTTTACTtaatatcaattataaaaaatcacaaaacaaaatcaattctacAGCTCGTCCAAACACACTAGATTGTAATAAAGTAACTTTTACACCAATAATTGAAAGTGGTAtgagtaataaaaaaacaaaaaagtggtATGAGAATAACAacactttctctctttttttggaTGAATAATATCACTCTTTATTTGGCCAGTTCATAAATTTTTTGGAGAACTACAAAAATAAACCGACTACGTATCACACCATACACCAAGAAATTAAAACCATAACACATAAAGATTGTGACTGGATGAGCATATATAATTCTCGAGCTTAATTTTCTCAATTAATGCTCATTGATTAATTTTctccattaatttttagttaacgTTGCGGCAGTTAGTACGAATTTGGCCACTGCTTCCTGTTAAAGGGCTGAGGTTTCCCATTTTGACCATAGCACTGGCAAAGTCTGCATAGAAAGTTGAAGAGCTAGTGCTGTAGGTAGTGACCTGAGAATCAGTAGAACCGCCACTGAAAAGTTGCTGATCAGAATGTAGAAGCCCTTTCTTGTTCACAAGGTTCTTGAAATAAGCATTGTCAAATAACACATTGGTGGTGACATCAAGTGGGGAGAGGTTGCTGTCACCATCAGTGCTTGGACAATTTGACTTGGCTGATGTTGCAAAATCTGAATCAATGTTGGTCTCATTGTAAATCCTACCCCGGAAGAATTGGCATTTGGCTTGCCCTGTTGTATGagctcctatatatatatatatatacatacatacatgtacacaaattttaagataagaaaaaaaaataccattagGTTGCACTAGATCCACATGCGATTAATTATTATGTTGACATAATCTTAATTTGAggtaattaattgattaattagatACCAATGGAAGTCTTTGagaattggatttttttaataaaaaaagtgttttgaaTTTACCTGAGAGGACTACCATCTCTTGGGAGGTAAACCCCTTGTTTGAAAAGGCAGATATGAGATCATTGAGATCCATTAGAGGGGATGGGATATCACTAGTGGCAGCATCTTTACTTGCAGTGGTTGAATCTCTTCTCCCTAACCCTATTGTCCATGATGGACCACCCAACTGAGATAATGAAAATACCAATCAgttaataattcaaattaatatctatacatatattttaatgtGAAAAGGTTAGATTATCAATCATTCCAAAAgatatattataaaagttaacaaattatATGTTAAATTGTGATCGAATGAAATGTAAAATTCCTCTAtgatatcaaatatatatagacTATTtactcttaaattaatttatatatctaaaaatttcaaaacatggatcttttgataaaaaattcaAGATGTCGATTAATGTTTCTATTCTAAATATTACTAGacatttttccattttaaagacagtatatgtatgtgtgtgtgtgtgttggtgAGTTCGTTTATGCTGATTATTGTATTAAGTAAAATTAACTTACTGCTACGACAGAATCTCGTGCAGCAACAGCAACAATATCTGCACAGGAAACAATTCCTGGACAAGCACTCTCCAACTGACTTTTGATGTCGTCAATTACATCAAAACCCCTCAAAGAATTCAAATTTGCAGCAGCTGACTTTTCTCCCGTGAAGCTCGAAGTGTCATCTAGAAGAACTGATGCATCACATCCCTACGAGGTTCATAACAATCAATCAGTGAAGACACAATGTGTAATGCATGGAAACTTATACCAGCTAGCTGGCTACATTCTATTCCTTGACCAAGTCCAATTTTTACATGATAAGTATTTAAGCTTTTCAATTTACGATTCAAAAATTGatgatatgagaaaaaaaattatgtactaATGATATAATACAGTTTAACAATATCATCTAATATTACAGATtataatgtataataatattatttacttttataataattatcttaaaaataattatattaatgctaaattataattaaataataatataaaactgttttacaatgtaattatataattatttgaacTCTAATAATCATTTGATTATATGTCATGTGTGAATGATGAATCATGTGTTCTAAGaccatatttaataatttcttcctATATATGTATGACAAAAATTAAGAATGCATCTAATATCATAGTATTAACGACacacaaaaggaaaaaggaaaaaggaaacaataacttacaattaaaaacaaatatatcatGTGAGAATATAAGttggttaattatttttattctacatATTTTGTACCTAAGTCATACGTGTGTGAATATGCATGCGTGCACTTCATGCATGAGTCAGAGTGAAACAGATGAAGGAAGAGTTAGAGAAGAAAGAACGTACATTAACAAAGCAATCATGGAAATGAAGACGGAGCAAGGATGCTCCCATGCGATGCTCTTTAGCAACTGCACTTTTCACTGCAGATTTTATGGTAGAGAGGGCATTGGGGCATGTTGATGCATAGAAATCTGAAGATAGCTCAGCAGAGGCTAAGGCAATAAGTAGAGAAAACAAAATAGAGAAGCAAAATACGTTATAACGTAGTGAATGGAAAGCCATTGTTCAAATTAATGCAATAGCACTAGCGATTAATAATGAGAAGTTGCTAGCTAGGTCAAGTTTAATTTGCACTTGTGTTGTTCTGTGAGTAAACACTGGTCCTCTCGAGCTTAATTTATAGCAAGGCATGCGCGGTCCATTTTGGACCTTATTGTGTGATCTGGTTATCATCAACTTTAATTTGGTCAAATTGACAGAAAATTAAACACTACTATTCACATGCGTTATTGGGTCTCAACCAAAGTCTtccattttgttaaattattgcATGGTAGTTGCTTATTTCGATGAGTAGTGTATTAAACTTTAAGGTAAAGTTAAAGGTAATCGAGGGGGAATAGATTTCTTATTCAATTGTTATAGACTTGGAAAAAAACGTTTCCAAGCAATGTATTAAGACTTGCAAAAAAGTATAGCaagtatattaattaataatagacaattatataaattttaatgtcacaaaaaatatttatattttaaagtgaTAATATATCAAGAGCTACAGTGTAAATGCACCGGTTGTACAGTACAACAGACATACACAGAATCTATTCCTCACTTTTTCGTGAGTCTTGGCCTAAAATTTGAACTTTCCTAATAGGAAAATAGTTTTTGCACAAGTGTAATAactttttgtttggtcctttAATTTTGGaagaatgtttttaaaatgtgtgtatacaaaaacaaagtaaaaacaTGAAGTATACTTCTTTAAGCACTCTGGATTTGAATGCTGTTCTTTCTTCTTACCATTAGCCATCATTAATTTACTATTAGTGGGTTTCCGTGTAACAGTGTTATAAGCATTTGAAAACGAATTAAAGAGAGGGATACTCTGAATATTCCAAATAAAAGtctcacttttaaaattaaaggtgTAGAAATACTGCAGGGCAATGGcctatatgaagaaaaaaaatacttttttaaaattgaatttgctTCAATATGCTTTGACATGTCCAGTTGCTTATATGCCAAATCCCAATAACTAATTTTCTTcagcttaatttattaaaagataacCTAATCCTCAACAAAATAGTCATAAAAGGTAGCTaccaacttatatatataacactgctactataaaagaaattaaacgtGAATACCAAACGAAGTAGTCATGATATATTTATTCACCGCTAAAGGAAAAATGAATACAAGGGCTAGCTGTACGTAGTGCTTTCATTCATAAACTATTGCACTTTGAAATGTGAACCTGCGATTAAAGGAATCATATGTTAGTCAACAAAACTATTTCCAAGACTTGGAAACCAAGTTCTGCCAATCTGCCAAACTTTATATAGAACATTCCACATGTAtggtaaaattaataattaataacaaaagtaAACGTTACATACAAAAAAGGGTCCAAAAGGTTCATATTTGAATCTGGTTTGTGAGAAGACCATGATGATGGAAGAATATActtagcaatatatatatatatatatatatataaagtgacTTTTCAAGGGTCACAGTAGCATATTCAATGTTTCATGTGAGGTCCACCATTTGTCCTTTATGTGTCTCCTTTGGTAAAGATGGAATATTGGTTTCTACTTTCCCCATTTGCAAGCAAGTAGCagccaaaattgaaaataaggtGAAAGCTAGACGACTACCTACGTACGGTTGCCCAACACCCCACTAAactcaaggtttttttttattcaacacTAAACTCATGGTTGACACCTTTCTTTTGGGCATTTTGAAGAATAGGGTGATACATAAacattagaataaaaatgaatagaCACTCATATGTAGATAAGAGACAGAAATATAGGTAACATAGATAATATAATTTAgtacaaagagaaaaataaaaataaaataacagtgTCAACTTGGTGTTTATGATATATGAGTGTCAATATATAACCAGAGACACACagatggagagggagatgagCCCAAGCCTCGCCCCTCTCTTGATACTTTTTACGGgtatagatatatatttttaagttaattaatgtaaaattaattatttattttattattataataacgattaagattaattagtgtagaattttgtaaaattaattatgtttgttgtttttataatacatttaaaataaaaattaattttaattttgtaaaaataataataaaaatttaaaaaattattactcatTAAAAGTCAAACACTACAAcaattataaaagaagaaaaatatttaacccCTTTTAATAAGTTTCTGGATCCATCcatataaaaaaagagtttgtCTAATTGGTCGAaggtaaaaatgaaattaaagaatCCCATCTTTAATGACAGGTAGAAttcagataattttttttattttaaattctaccATTAATACAATTACtatcatatttaatgattttacatatttatttcagattaataaattaaaattaatttttctagtttcaaaataaatgaaaactatTTATCTAAAGTGAATAATGAGTATagctttttataattaattaaataaacaatcataaagatttatcattttatattttattacatatatttatacattttagtataattctaattattaaatttcaattaacaattataacttaattatttatctattaaagtaataaataatatgacATGTGCGGGATATTCAAAAtgttataatttcaatttttcaattttcataattttatctaTAATTTCACAAGTATAgtatttatttgtaatatttaattaaaattataatcaaaattttataaaaaaaaatattatacttgaATGttgtaaaatgaataaaaaaagagtgtatgaaaagaaaaatatgacataTACTATGTGTATTTAAAACAAGATAATTGTCTGAATTTTATTGATCattgaaaatgatattattttacctctcttTTTTCATCTTGGATATCAATAAGACAAACCCTATGTATAATTACTCTAAACATTACTATCTTGTAAATACTTTAttgacatttattattattattttctaagtttctcttgCTTTATATTTACAGCATATATTACTTATTAAacacttctctctttctcttcctagATATTGAATAGCTATAGAGGGTCCATGCAACATTTCCCTTTAAGAATGCAGGTATGCAAGTATACAAATGAGTTACTAGCTAGTTAAATTCTTTCCTAAAATCAGTTGTATTAGGTCAAAgaaagatatataaaaaaatatcaaacaagTTGTTGGTTCgagtaatattaaattcaatttccttaaataaactCTTGGGTTCGAGAgtcttgtaaataaaaaaaaaatgattctaaTAAGAAAACCTCACTAAACGTGATTAGAAAAATGTGATGTATcccataagaaaaaaatgttattacacTCCTCAATTTTACTAATATACTtccctttataaaaaaatttcaaaaaatttcattttttttggggaAAATACTTTCAGAAGTGTGTTAAAATTTC
Encoded proteins:
- the LOC114395699 gene encoding cationic peroxidase 1-like; translated protein: MAFHSLRYNVFCFSILFSLLIALASAELSSDFYASTCPNALSTIKSAVKSAVAKEHRMGASLLRLHFHDCFVNGCDASVLLDDTSSFTGEKSAAANLNSLRGFDVIDDIKSQLESACPGIVSCADIVAVAARDSVVALGGPSWTIGLGRRDSTTASKDAATSDIPSPLMDLNDLISAFSNKGFTSQEMVVLSGAHTTGQAKCQFFRGRIYNETNIDSDFATSAKSNCPSTDGDSNLSPLDVTTNVLFDNAYFKNLVNKKGLLHSDQQLFSGGSTDSQVTTYSTSSSTFYADFASAMVKMGNLSPLTGSSGQIRTNCRNVN